From the genome of Papaver somniferum cultivar HN1 chromosome 2, ASM357369v1, whole genome shotgun sequence, one region includes:
- the LOC113351810 gene encoding uncharacterized protein LOC113351810 — MEFFEDLEVLNAQQKIKELVRVSSIKESVRTILKASPKKFFLVFFTLILPLSFLQFMLEINNLNVAFIVFVYQVYHLSSPEHQSTNPLVMYKEIVGAYPTDHFFLKLNSIRYYCISLVLFFAFYLLSVSATTFTVASLYVSKPLSYSSILSAIPRIIKRLAITFLHALPLIFLHYTAYLAVLALVCTIVTLIGTVLKINYVLVFVIGTILVIFYVCFVFVVHGNFVAWWNFANMVSVLEPNIYGSAAIKKSKQLLQKKKFITGFLVFFYLGTVYEIACIAEVVLTLMGNDANIIVRLLVSSLFVMALAVVNFLGLTAQNLKYYQNQVVGQGVLNESVIEMQGLVGNDNGIEDNLLEV; from the coding sequence ATGGAATTTTTTGAAGATCTTGAAGTTTTGAATGCACAGCAAAAGATCAAAGAATTAGTGAGAGTTTCATCCATCAAAGAATCAGTAAGAACAATATTGAAAGCATCTCCAAAAAAATTCTTCTTGGTTTTCTTCACCCTCATACTCCCTCTTTCGTTTCTACAATTCATGTTGGAAATTAATAATCTGAACGTAGCCTTTATCGTTTTTGTCTATCAAGTTTACCATTTATCATCACCTGAACATCAATCTACCAATCCATTAGTTATGTATAAAGAAATTGTTGGCGCATATCCTACCGATCATTTTTTCTTGAAACTGAATTCTATCCGGTACTACTGCATCTCCCTTGTTTTGTTCTTCGCCTTCTATCTTCTGTCTGTCTCTGCTACAACCTTCACTGTAGCTTCTCTTTACGTTTCTAAACCCTTGTCTTACAGTTCTATTCTTTCCGCTATTCCTCGCATCATAAAACGTCTTGCAATCACCTTTCTTCACGCCTTACCCCTCATTTTCTTGCACTACACAGCTTACTTGGCCGTTCTTGCTTTGGTTTGCACAATTGTTACGTTAATTGGTACGGTGCTGAAAATTAATTATGTCCTGGTATTCGTCATTGGTACCATACTTGTTATCTTCTATGTTTGTTTCGTCTTCGTTGTTCATGGGAATTTTGTAGCATGGTGGAACTTTGCCAACATGGTTTCGGTTCTTGAACCAAACATATACGGTTCAGCAGCCATAAAGAAGAGTAAACAACTGTtacagaagaagaaatttattacGGGCTTCCTTGTATTTTTCTACTTGGGTACTGTTTATGAAATTGCTTGTATCGCAGAGGTTGTTCTGACCCTTATGGGCAATGACGCGAACATCATAGTAAGGCTTTTGGTCAGTTCGTTATTTGTCATGGCACTGGCAGTGGTGAATTTCTTGGGGCTAACTGCTCAAAATCTCAAGTACTACCAAAATCAAGTGGTTGGCCAAGGAGTTCTGAACGAAAGTGTTATAGAGATGCAAGGGCTTGTTGGTAATGATAATGGTATAGAAGACAATCTCTTGGAGGTTTAA